The genomic DNA TTTCTATTTAAAACGCAAGCGAGAGGATCAGCCGACACCAGCAACGAGACAATGGATACGGTCTTTTATTAGTAGGGTTTTTTTTCTACATGCGCCATATTTCGATCTTCTGTTGAGCTGAGCAGATTAAACAGAACAGGGAAAGGAGCATGAAACAAGGGACAAGAACGGTCACAAATGAAACTCGCACCGCATAAAAGACTGATGAATAACTTactcttctcatcattgAATCATCATTGCTGTTGTGGTTAGTTCTCGCTCATGTCTTTACCGATAAGGAGAAACAGTGGTATGGGATACGGCATGGAGCAGTGTTGTATGACACATGGGTTTCAAGGCTCCATGCCTCCCAGTCTCAATCAATCAGTTAAGACAGCCTAGTAATCCCTAAGAAGAGGCGTGAGGCGGCCCGACTTTGGCATTGAGACACGGCAGCATCGTGCAGGGCCAAGAACATCTGGAAGTTTTCGAAATTCTGGAAGAGAGCTCAGTGAGTCGCGAGACCCAGCGACTGATAAGGACCAGCaattttttctttgtttctGAGGTTCACTGTAATGAAAAAAAGCTTTGTAAAGAACGAAAGAAGACGATATGCGGTACATAATAATATGTACTAAATTTAGAAAAGGGTCTAAAGCTTGATAAAACTGGTATATACAACACTGGTGCTTGTCCATTATTCTCAACCTACGTACCTGCAGGAGCACCAGCCTCTATTACAGTCTATGTCTAATCGTGCATAACAGCGAATAGCCTGAATTCAGTCCCTCCTGTGGGATCAAGCGTGTCCTCCAGTACCTCGCAGGTAAGGGTATGTTTCCCGGGCGCCAAGCCGGCGgcaatctccttcaccctATCGTTTCGTAGCAGAATGAGATGTAGCATATATATGAAGACAAAAATCACGACTCACATTCCCATATTACGCTTGTCCAGCTTCCACCACCCATCAACTCTCTGACCGCCCTCCCTGTCATCATCGATCCAGCACCACACCGATCCTAGACCGAGCTTCGCACTGCGTTGATAACCAATGAGAATTGAGCCACCTGCTTGAGGGTTTTGTCTAGCATTAGGTTGGGAGATGTAACGTCTGCCTGGCAAGGTCTGCGAGGTACCATGTGGTCGACGGAATGTGGAAGGTCTCCGGATTTTGGGTAGGCCTGCAGAGCGATGCGTCAAGGAACCATGTTGAAATCCTTGTTCGACAGACAgatcgtcttcatcctcggcTTCGTGGACTCGCGAAGACGTTTCCCCGGTTTCGTTGTCAACGCCATCAAGAAGGAATGCAGAAGGATCATCTGAGATCACCGGTTCTTGAGGTAGAGAAATAGTAAAGTCGAATACAGCTCTGGACCCAGGCTCTCTAGCAATAAGGTAtcgtttctctttccaagaCCATTGGGACCTTTTTATAGGTGTGAGAGCAATTAAAAGAGAGTTCAGGAAGGACCTACCACCCATGAGACCCGTCTGCTAAGGTTAGACCTCTGTAGGTCCCTTCACTGAAGTCATCGACGAGACTGGATACTTTACCGTGCGGTTTGCCCGAGTTTTGTGACCGACATACAGGGGCATGGCGCATATCTGCTTTAGCTGGATTGAACAAGCCTGTCAAGGTGGTCTGGCCATCGAGACGCTCAAGTCAGTAAGAAAAGAATGCGATCGTAAAAGTGCATACCGCTGGGACGTCCATGATCCTTACTGTAGGTTTTTTAGGCGTGGATGTGAGTCGACCAAGTGCGCCAAGGCCATATGGCGTCGAACGATCAATCTGTTCATGCAGGTATCTGATAACGAGCCCCGCAGCGAGAGAATGGCCCATCGCTGAAATCTGCTCGAGTGAGTTCATGATATACGAAGGTCAAAGGTAGGAGGGAGAGCCTCACATGCATGACATCGACGGGAacccctccccattccctcACTTTCGGATCGCCCATCGCTACATCATCTCCCGTTCTAaaccatcttctcatctgATGCTGGGGGTCTGCAAGGATGCGAGGGAGGATAACGTCGCGTATTGAGAGTGAAGGTACATCGTAGAAGGAAAGGACATCATTGTgaaagctggaagaagagattaaggaagggaagagggtagTGAATGTTCTACAATTGAATTCTTATCAGCAACAATGAGGTCGGCGACTGGTAAAGTACATACTCGATGTTGATGACAGCTGGTTTATTCTTCAACTCTAGCAAGCCTCTTACCAAATGCTCATACTGGCTAATTACATCAAATTCTAGCAAGTCGTTGATCCCTAGTTCAAGTAACACTAGGTCAGAATCTTCGGGTATATGTTCCTCTGAGAAAGATACAGGGTCAGATCTATACCTTGATACACTTTATGTCTGCAAATAAAAAGCATTGCTCACTAAAGCACCACCCAAAGTAAGCAGCGCCTACGCCGCCTTGAGCACCGTTGATGAACCTATTGTCGGGATTAGGGAATGTCTCGTTCAGCCACTCAAATATCTGCATGTGAAGGTTTTCATGCGAGTAAAGGGTGCTGGCTCCTAAGTGTACAAGTGGTGCAATAGGATGAGAGACTGCGTTCCGTTGATTTTCCTCGACAGCTGCTTCGGTAGGTTCGAGTTCGGATTCAGCAGATAAAGGCAGTACCTCGGTGAGGTCAATATTATCCTGGGGACTGTCATCTGGAACATCATTAGTTGTCACAGAGTCTCCTTCTGGAGATCGGCGAAAAGTAACGTGGGCTGGTCTTTCGTGGGATGGTTTAGGAGGGGTGAGTCCACGGCCTTTTGAGACTAATGTGAGTCATTAGCGCTGAACATACATGTACAAGTCCTGTAGACACATACCACTACCACCAATAGATGCTACAGTGAATGCTTTGCCTGAACGAGCTTTGTCCAAAAAAGCTTGCACTCTTGCGCTCGTCCCTAAACGAGAGTCGGCCACGGTTCCTACTCTAATACCTTCACACGTCCTACAAAACAGGCTTACCTTCATGCTGTAATGCTCTTCTGAACTCCCATTCTCTAGCATACGTTTTCGTAACATAATTAGCCTCAAAGTCACTGATGACGGATGGACACTTACCTCATGGCATCCTCCTGTGCGTTTCCGGAAACGTCAGACGCAGAGACCCCAACGCTAACGCCAACTTTTTTAACAACGTCAATCATATACCCACGACTCTCTTCATGGCTTGCAAGCTGCAGGAACGCTAGGCCCAATACGAGCAGGAGGCATACAAGTATGAAGATGGGTTTAGACAGGCGGTAAGGGCTGAGTATTGGGGAGAACATCGCTGGGGGCGGGATGGTAGTGGGGGGTTGATGTGCTCCTATAGGGGTACTGTGGTCTGTTTGCTGCACATGCAATAGATATATGGATTATAGAAGCAGATGTACAGAGGTGGATGTGGTATAACGAAAGAATAAAAATCCAAGTCGGCGGGCAATCACATGAACCTTCCGAACAAGCTGGTCAGGGGAGCCAAACAAACCTTAAATTAAACTATAATATGAACTCCTTCCATGGATGCTGAAAACTACTATTTCAATCAAAGTTCTCGATTTCGAACACATCAATTTCCGCAACTTACTTGATATATAATATTGCATATTTTGAAAATCATGAAAAGTTCATATCATGCCATGTTACCTCTACAAGATCATTGCGCGGTGTACCAGTGTGTACACCATGCGCTCTCACCCAAAGCACTCTTTCTAAGCTTTACAAACTTTATGTACTCTTTAGCGACACCTCACTCAACACCTTAAACGCTTCCTTGTAAGCATCCAGCAGGGCTTTGACCCTTGTTCGTTCTGAAACAAGCGCTTCGTCCTCAAACAACAGATCGGCGAATAGTTCGGGCTTGTAGAGCTGGGTGACAAGACGTTGTTGGATCGCGTCACGAGAAAAGTTGACCTGGCAAAATATAAGCATGATGGAATTGCTGTGCAACTTAAACAAGATATTACTTACCAGCAAGTGCATGATTGCCTTGGGGACTAGATCTTGTATGGTTTGCCTTGTGATACCAAAGTAACTGGCGATTAAGGATCGAATCAAGGTGgtttccatctcttctcgagGAGTGAGCTGGAGCTGATCCCCAGTTGTCTTCCATTCATTAGCTCAATAATTCATTGGCATAAGCTCTAGGATTCGACTTACAGCTTCGAGATGCTTTCCCAAACTCTTCATGTCGAATGATGCACTATTCTCAAGGCGTCCGCCCCTTCTACCCCCCAGATCGGGTAACAagtccttttctctctgcTGGGGTTGATACTGCCCCTGTGTATGGTGCTGCATGGTGTTGCTCTTTCCCAAAGCTCGCTGTACACTGCCAATATCATCTCCTGCCCCGTTAGGTCCGCCAAAGAAGTAGTTGAGGAAAGTTTCCTTGGCAGTGTGAGGTGAAGTACCAGCCATGTTATGCGCAGACGCCGCGCCGAGCAAAGCATTAGCGCCTTGCTTTGCGCCAGAAACAGGGCCAGTATGTGACCCAGAGGCTGTCCGAATGTGCTTTCTAGACTTagtttctttccctccaaGAGCCGTGGTAGGTCGTCGAATATCGGGGACGGACGCAGAGGCGGATCTGGGATGGGTTACGTAACCATTGGGAGCAGAGGCTTCAGATTCCCCTTCGgactcttcatcgtccacTTCACTTGCAGGTTCTTGCACCTTGGGGATCTGAGTGGTGGAAGGAGCACCTGCTCGTGCAATAGCGGCAGAACCGGCAACAAAATCGGGGTGATTAGTGTTGATGTACGCTGCTTGGATAGAGATTAAGGAGGAAACGTAGTCAGAGGTAGGGCCAAGACGCTCGCGAAGAAGGTCCGACACAACCTCCACAAGCTGAGTAAGGAGACGAGGGAAGCGTTGGAGTTCCTGCATCTCTTGTAAGCTCATTTCTCGGCGAAATTCAAGGGGGTTACGCACAGGGCTGGTACAATTGTGGCAAATTTTCATCAGCTCTTCGTAGACTAATTCGACACATCTCAGGCTCGGAGCTTCCAGCAACTTGATTTGTGGTTTTACCAACAAATCGAACGCCACCTCGGGAACAAACAAACTTGGTCTTGGACCGGTCGAGTTTCGAATCGCAGTCCTGATGTCTGCAAGTGAGAGGTTCTGGGAAGGGTCGATGCCTTGCAGGGCGTGTCCAAAGACTTCGTTGAAGATGTAGTAGACGCGAGCACCACCAGAAAGTTCTTTGGTAGAGATTTCAAGGGACGTGCCTTCAATAGAGGAGACAAAATCTTTTGAGAACTCGGTCATAAGTTTGAGAATGAGAGATCCCTATCATACAAATCAGCTTTGCACACTATGCCTAGGACTCAATAAGAACATACACGGTGCTGCTCGCCGAGGAAAGTGGCATCACCAAAAGCATTCAGCTCTTGTTGAGTCTGACCCATAAGAGTGTTCAACCTAGCCTTCATGTCCGGCAATTTCTCCCGGATGTGGTTCATCAAGACCTGAAACCATATCAGCTTTTGGCAATGTCTTAAAAATGGACTCTCAACTAACATGGTTGAGAGTCTTTGCAAGATATTTTGTCCCACATCGGTGAGCGATGTTTCTGTAGACAGGATGTGTCCTAAAgaactcttcttccttcgacCTGGCATCCTCCATGGGCAGATCTTCATTGATATCCTGTTGACTCCTATTCACAACACCCACGAAACCGAGTTTCAATGGGTAAGTCCGGCCCGTAAGGATGTCAAGGGCATTGGTACCGGCGTCCATAAGGTCGAGCTTTGTGAGAACACCAAGTGTGCGAAGGCCACGAGGGTCCACGGAACGGGCCAACTTTAGGGCGTCGGAGTTGGCGAGGTCAACATTGGCGGGTGAAACCGCAAGGATCACCCTACAAAAATACTGAGCTTGATGAATCGACGAGATTGGTAATACACCTACGCGTTGGGTTTGGAGATGTAATCAAGAACGAGATTTTTGATCTGCCTCTCAATGTCAGTGGGCTGGTCGCCCACAGGCACCTTTGTAAGACCGGGCAAATCAACGAGGGTTAAATTGAGGACGCCAGGACCATAAATCTTCAAGTTGATTGGAAGCTTAGAAACACCCTGAAAATTGCCAGGGATGTCAGCCCCAGCCTACCTTTACATCTAGCAGATGAGAGCGTACTTTGTTTTGACCAGCAACCCTAAAAGTCTCcgcctcaatctctttaCGGATCTCTTCAAAATCGGTAAATCTCCTATTGATATGCAAAAACTCTGCATACTCTGCTCCAGTTCCATCCCCCATCGACCTGCCACCTGGGCGCATGACACCAGCTCCGGCGGTAGGTGTCTGGTCCAGATCGGGTAAgtaatcatcatcattgttgCTCAGCGTGCGTGgggaagaatgagaaggTGTATGGATGAGTTGAAGTATAAGAGGACGCCTGGTGACGATACCTGACCCTCGAGGCAGGAAATCTCTACCAACGATGGTCTCCAGTACGGAAGACTTTCCAGAGGACTGGGAtccgacgacgacgattTGTGGAAGATCGACCGCGTCACCCCCAATGGCGTTGAACGTGTCCTGAAGCTTGTTGACAAGAGCAATGAGGTCACCGTCCATTGACATTTTGAATGAGTTGTGTAGTGTTTCAAACTTGCGAAGAACAGCTATAGAGATACAGTGAGGGCCGCAGAAGAGCCGAAACTAAGGTGCGGAGGAAATAGGATAGAGTGCGGATGTGTAGGCGTGGGATGCTTTTTCGTGAGTCTATGAGTATAGATATACAGGatagaaggaaggaaagatggaagagattgacgaatgaagaaaggCAGAATGGATCCGTCCAAGAAACTAACGAGGAAGAATCCAGCCTTTCCATGCCGGGAGCGTGTCGTCACCAGGCATTTGGGCGCCTAATGATATACCCGCAGCTGGTGCCTAAAGCACAGCTTTTGATTCCGTTTCGCATGCCTGAAGGTGGTTGTGCCATTCGTCCCTAAATTACGTATATCATTATTACATACCTATACttatttctttcttcgtagTGTATTCACTTGGACGTTACTTCGACTAACCCTGACTAGCTGGAGCATTTTAGATACTGCGTTAAAAGTGGGTGCCGAGGATTCTGACAGAAGATTTTCAGGGGAAAATCATGACAGATGTACcagaaagatggaaggcAAAGTAATCTGGTAGAATGCATCTGGAAGCCATCTCAGCAGGCATATTATCAAATTATATCCACTATTACAGTGCTACGAATCTATGCGCACTAGTAAAACCCTATTATAAACAAATAAGAGCCGCACTGCAGCGATTCTCTTTACACTTATAGCTGACTTTCGTCATCCACAAACACCCTAACTTCTCCCCCGCCCCATCGCTCCATAACACCACGTCCGCTCTCAGTTGGTTGGCTAAACGCAATTTCCCCCTTCCTCGGATCAAACGTGCAGCCATAAACAGTATGTTCGCATGCCACATCGAGGAGTCGAGATGATAATGAGTGTGAGCGGTAGGAAGGGGTTGTGTAAAGGCGGTGGATACCCAGAGGAGTTGGCAGTGGTGTAGGACTGCGAGACTGTGCATCAGCATCAAAGCAAGCCTGAGACACAAAGATGACTCACTCGCAAGTGACACTACCAAATCCACCACTTTCAATAGTCTTGCAATTTTCcgtttccatctctccttcctttaGCACCTTCATAGCCCATTTGATTCCTTGGGCAACTACGACACTGACGACGCGTTCCTTGTCCTTATCTTTCCCTAGCTTACTGTCTGTAGGATCGAGTTTGACGCGTTTtgacgaagatggaggcgggggaggagaatgagtgAGGAAAACAAAGACTTTACATCGGTTGAGAATTgcaggagggagaggaggggCTGAAAGAACACGATCGACTGTCGATAGAATCTCCACAAGCTACAATACTCG from Cryptococcus deuterogattii R265 chromosome 11, complete sequence includes the following:
- a CDS encoding dynamin GTPase, which translates into the protein MSMDGDLIALVNKLQDTFNAIGGDAVDLPQIVVVGSQSSGKSSVLETIVGRDFLPRGSGIVTRRPLILQLIHTPSHSSPRTLSNNDDDYLPDLDQTPTAGAGVMRPGGRSMGDGTGAEYAEFLHINRRFTDFEEIRKEIEAETFRVAGQNKGVSKLPINLKIYGPGVLNLTLVDLPGLTKVPVGDQPTDIERQIKNLVLDYISKPNAVILAVSPANVDLANSDALKLARSVDPRGLRTLGVLTKLDLMDAGTNALDILTGRTYPLKLGFVGVVNRSQQDINEDLPMEDARSKEEEFFRTHPVYRNIAHRCGTKYLAKTLNHVLMNHIREKLPDMKARLNTLMGQTQQELNAFGDATFLGEQHRGSLILKLMTEFSKDFVSSIEGTSLEISTKELSGGARVYYIFNEVFGHALQGIDPSQNLSLADIRTAIRNSTGPRPSLFVPEVAFDLLVKPQIKLLEAPSLRCVELVYEELMKICHNCTSPELQRFPRLLTQLVEVVSDLLRERLGPTSDYVSSLISIQAAYINTNHPDFVAGSAAIARAGAPSTTQIPKVQEPASEVDDEESEGESEASAPNGYVTHPRSASASVPDIRRPTTALGGKETKSRKHIRTASGSHTGPVSGAKQGANALLGAASAHNMAGTSPHTAKETFLNYFFGGPNGAGDDIGSVQRALGKSNTMQHHTQGQYQPQQREKDLLPDLGGRRGGRLENSASFDMKSLGKHLEATTGDQLQLTPREEMETTLIRSLIASYFGITRQTIQDLVPKAIMHLLVNFSRDAIQQRLVTQLYKPELFADLLFEDEALVSERTRVKALLDAYKEAFKVLSEVSLKST